One genomic segment of Streptomyces sp. TLI_146 includes these proteins:
- a CDS encoding penicillin-binding protein 2, which yields MNKPLRRIAIFCGLLIMALMIRDNWLQYVRADELNAHKYNRRVQIERFAHERGNIITADGQPMTASKETSGSDYKFKRTWNNGTLWSPVTGYNSQAFDSSQLENIEDKILSGNDDRLFFDRTLSMFTGEKKQGGNVVTTLNSAAQKAAFEGLGDKKGAVAAIDPRTGAILALASTPSYDPSVFAGNTKADSEARQKLLQDKDKPMLNRALRETYPPGSTFKVVTASAALENGLYTNIEEPTRSPLPYQLPQSTTPLKNEGTIPCENASLKVALQWSCNTVFGKISDDLGNEKMIKEANKFGFNDEIFTPVRADASVYPKDNRPQNAMAGIGQASNRATPLQMAMVAAAVANDGKLMKPYMVDQLQAPNLDVLSKTQPEKMSQPLSAANAQKVQALMENVVTDGTGKKGAIDGVTVGGKTGTAQHGLNNSEKPYAWFISYAKTDQGSPVAVAVVVEDGEANRGDITGGGLAAPIAKAVMKAVLKK from the coding sequence GTGAACAAGCCCCTGCGACGGATCGCGATCTTCTGCGGGCTGCTGATCATGGCCCTGATGATCCGCGACAACTGGCTCCAGTACGTGCGCGCCGACGAGCTGAACGCGCACAAGTACAACCGCCGGGTCCAGATCGAGCGGTTCGCCCATGAGCGCGGCAACATCATCACGGCCGACGGCCAGCCGATGACCGCCTCCAAGGAGACCTCGGGCAGCGACTACAAGTTCAAGCGGACCTGGAACAACGGCACGCTGTGGTCGCCGGTGACCGGCTACAACTCGCAGGCCTTCGACTCCTCGCAGCTGGAGAACATCGAGGACAAGATCCTCTCCGGCAACGACGACCGGCTCTTCTTCGACCGCACCCTGTCGATGTTCACAGGTGAGAAGAAGCAGGGCGGCAACGTCGTCACCACCCTCAACAGCGCCGCCCAGAAGGCCGCCTTCGAGGGGCTCGGCGACAAGAAGGGCGCGGTCGCCGCGATCGACCCGCGCACCGGCGCGATCCTCGCGCTGGCCTCGACGCCGTCGTACGACCCGTCGGTCTTCGCGGGCAACACCAAGGCCGACTCCGAGGCCCGGCAGAAGCTCCTGCAGGACAAGGACAAGCCGATGCTGAACCGGGCGCTGCGCGAGACGTACCCGCCCGGCTCCACGTTCAAGGTGGTCACCGCCTCGGCGGCGCTGGAGAACGGGCTGTACACCAACATCGAGGAGCCGACCCGCTCACCGCTGCCGTACCAGCTGCCGCAGTCGACCACCCCGCTGAAGAACGAGGGGACCATCCCCTGCGAGAACGCCAGCCTCAAGGTGGCGCTCCAGTGGTCCTGCAACACCGTCTTCGGCAAGATCAGCGATGACCTCGGCAACGAGAAGATGATCAAGGAAGCCAACAAGTTCGGCTTCAACGACGAGATCTTCACCCCGGTCCGCGCCGACGCCAGCGTCTACCCCAAGGACAACCGGCCGCAGAACGCGATGGCCGGCATCGGCCAGGCCTCCAACCGCGCCACCCCGCTCCAGATGGCCATGGTCGCCGCCGCGGTCGCCAACGACGGCAAGCTGATGAAGCCGTACATGGTCGACCAGCTCCAGGCGCCCAACCTCGACGTCCTCTCCAAGACCCAGCCGGAGAAGATGAGCCAGCCGCTCTCGGCGGCCAACGCCCAGAAGGTCCAGGCGCTGATGGAGAACGTCGTCACCGACGGCACGGGCAAGAAGGGCGCCATCGACGGCGTCACCGTCGGCGGCAAGACCGGTACCGCCCAGCACGGCCTCAACAACAGCGAGAAGCCGTACGCCTGGTTCATCTCGTACGCCAAGACCGACCAGGGCTCCCCGGTCGCGGTCGCCGTGGTCGTCGAGGACGGCGAGGCCAACCGCGGCGACATCACCGGTGGCGGTCTGGCCGCTCCCATCGCCAAGGCTGTGATGAAGGCGGTGCTCAAGAAGTGA
- a CDS encoding sensor histidine kinase, with protein MDVSSKIQDARRRLAGPEPWSRRRTVGESALALLLALAAAGASLLANGGLVVPALVAVAVLVLTPLRRTFPAGVLIATAALSGASAGAALLLLVVACSAGRRIAGAGRALAAFCAAFAGYLAGIALTESGEGPLFVLALFAALFFMVIAVVPGLASRYWYQRRTLLQTMQERNAQLLRERAMVAGQARLRERQRIAQDMHDSLGHQLALISVHTGALEVDPALTGRQREAVGVLREASVAAMHELRAVVGILRDGVEAPEHHTDEAQRAARGTAGVEPLVAAARAAGTAVELRETGEPRQLAPASDHAAYRIVQEALTNAYKHAPGAPIGVELRYEPDSLVVEVVNGPVAGPPPDEVVSGGQGLTGLHERARLVGGMVHTGRTDDGGFRVAGVLPYGAAEATTFVDTADDFRQQPGPFPLGDGGAAGATGTGRQWAGRHVDWNVDLNVAERELAMSSRSRGGVALGCGIAFAVVVLLAVAAGVGLFFLAGSADKAMIDPAEYNAIKVGSPERDVRDRLPDGDTFMTKGLPGKGPAEPAGSSCLVLMSSELGDSVKTEPVFRFCFKDGKLIEKQSYEVER; from the coding sequence GTGGATGTGTCATCGAAGATCCAGGACGCCCGCCGCCGGCTCGCCGGACCGGAGCCCTGGTCCCGCCGCCGGACCGTCGGCGAGTCGGCCCTCGCCCTCCTGCTGGCCCTGGCCGCCGCCGGTGCGAGCCTGCTGGCCAACGGCGGCCTCGTGGTGCCCGCCCTGGTGGCCGTCGCCGTCCTCGTCCTGACGCCGCTGCGCCGCACCTTCCCCGCCGGCGTGCTCATCGCCACGGCCGCGCTCAGCGGGGCCAGCGCGGGCGCCGCCCTGCTGCTGCTCGTGGTGGCCTGCTCGGCGGGGCGGCGCATCGCCGGGGCCGGGCGGGCCCTGGCCGCCTTCTGCGCCGCGTTCGCCGGATATCTGGCCGGCATCGCGCTCACCGAGTCCGGCGAGGGGCCGCTGTTCGTCCTCGCCCTGTTCGCGGCGCTCTTCTTCATGGTGATCGCCGTCGTACCGGGCCTCGCCAGCCGCTACTGGTACCAGCGCCGCACCCTGCTGCAGACCATGCAGGAGCGCAACGCGCAGCTGCTGCGCGAGCGCGCGATGGTCGCCGGACAGGCCCGGCTGCGCGAGCGCCAGCGCATCGCCCAGGACATGCACGACAGCCTCGGCCACCAACTGGCGCTGATCTCCGTGCACACCGGCGCCCTTGAGGTCGACCCGGCGCTGACGGGCCGCCAGCGCGAGGCCGTCGGGGTGCTGCGGGAGGCCTCGGTCGCCGCCATGCACGAACTGCGCGCGGTCGTCGGCATCCTGCGCGACGGAGTCGAGGCACCGGAACACCACACGGACGAGGCCCAGCGCGCTGCCCGCGGCACGGCGGGCGTCGAGCCCCTGGTGGCGGCCGCCCGGGCGGCGGGCACCGCGGTCGAGCTGCGCGAGACGGGTGAGCCGCGCCAACTCGCCCCCGCCTCCGACCACGCGGCGTACCGCATCGTCCAGGAGGCGCTGACCAACGCGTACAAGCACGCGCCGGGCGCCCCCATCGGCGTGGAACTGCGCTACGAGCCCGACTCGCTCGTCGTCGAGGTCGTCAACGGCCCGGTGGCCGGGCCGCCGCCGGACGAAGTGGTCAGCGGCGGCCAGGGCCTGACCGGGCTGCACGAACGGGCCCGGCTGGTCGGCGGCATGGTCCACACCGGCCGGACCGACGACGGGGGCTTCCGGGTGGCCGGAGTACTCCCGTACGGAGCGGCGGAGGCGACGACCTTCGTCGATACGGCGGACGACTTCCGACAGCAGCCGGGGCCCTTCCCACTCGGCGACGGTGGTGCGGCCGGTGCGACGGGGACCGGCCGGCAGTGGGCCGGCCGGCACGTCGACTGGAACGTCGACCTGAACGTCGCGGAGAGGGAGTTGGCCATGAGCAGCAGGAGCAGGGGTGGCGTCGCCCTGGGGTGCGGGATCGCCTTCGCGGTGGTGGTGCTGCTCGCGGTGGCCGCGGGTGTCGGGCTGTTCTTCCTCGCCGGGTCCGCGGACAAGGCGATGATCGACCCCGCCGAGTACAACGCCATCAAGGTCGGCAGCCCCGAGCGGGACGTGCGCGACCGGCTGCCCGACGGCGACACCTTCATGACCAAGGGACTGCCCGGCAAGGGCCCCGCCGAGCCCGCCGGTTCGAGCTGCCTGGTGCTGATGTCGTCCGAGTTGGGCGACAGCGTCAAGACCGAGCCGGTTTTCCGCTTCTGCTTCAAGGACGGCAAGCTGATCGAGAAGCAGTCGTACGAGGTCGAGCGCTAG
- a CDS encoding FtsW/RodA/SpoVE family cell cycle protein, with the protein MSVVTNTTTIGAIDAPSRRNTELALLVFAVAIPVFAYANVGLAMTGKLPSGMLGYGLGLGLLAAVGHLVVRKFAPYADPLLLPLATLLNGLGLVMIWRLDQSPRLIQRAKSAFGAFHPDAPKQMLYTAIGVALFIGVLMLLKDHRILQRYTYISMAVALFLLILPMFFPAVNGAKIWISIPGLGTIQPGEFAKIIIAVFFSGYLMVKRDALALASRRFMGLYLPRGRDLGPILVVWGISILILVFETDLGTSLLFFGLFVVMLYVATERTSWIVFGLLMSAAGAVAVASFEPHVQSRVNAWLDPFACYKTDKTGACEQIGQAIMSFGSGGTLGTGLGQGNSDLIGFAANADFILSTVGEELGLAGMMAILLIYGLIVERGVRTALAARDPFGKLLAIGLSGAFALQVFVVAGGVMGLIPLTGMTMPFLAQGGSSVIANWALIGILIRISDTARRPAPAPAPSPDAEMTQVVRP; encoded by the coding sequence ATGAGCGTTGTCACCAACACGACCACCATCGGCGCGATCGACGCACCGAGCCGTCGCAACACCGAGCTCGCGCTGCTCGTCTTCGCCGTCGCCATCCCGGTGTTCGCGTACGCCAACGTGGGCCTGGCCATGACCGGCAAACTGCCGTCCGGCATGCTCGGTTACGGTCTGGGCCTCGGGCTCCTCGCAGCCGTCGGGCACCTCGTGGTGCGCAAGTTCGCCCCGTACGCGGACCCGCTGCTGCTGCCGCTGGCGACGCTGCTGAACGGGCTGGGCCTGGTGATGATCTGGCGCCTGGACCAGTCACCGCGTCTGATCCAGAGAGCCAAGAGCGCGTTCGGTGCCTTCCACCCGGACGCGCCCAAGCAGATGCTGTACACGGCGATCGGCGTGGCGCTGTTCATCGGTGTGCTCATGCTCCTGAAGGACCACCGGATCCTCCAGCGCTACACGTACATCTCGATGGCGGTCGCGCTATTCCTGCTGATCCTGCCGATGTTCTTCCCGGCGGTGAACGGCGCGAAGATCTGGATCTCCATCCCCGGTCTGGGCACGATCCAGCCCGGCGAGTTCGCGAAGATCATCATCGCGGTGTTCTTCTCCGGCTACCTGATGGTCAAGCGGGACGCGCTGGCGCTCGCCAGCCGCCGCTTCATGGGCCTGTACCTGCCGCGCGGGCGTGACCTCGGTCCGATCCTCGTGGTCTGGGGCATCTCGATCCTGATCCTGGTCTTCGAGACCGACCTCGGCACCTCGCTGCTGTTCTTCGGCCTGTTCGTCGTCATGCTGTACGTGGCCACCGAGCGCACCAGCTGGATCGTCTTCGGTCTGCTGATGTCGGCGGCCGGCGCGGTCGCCGTGGCGTCCTTCGAGCCGCACGTCCAGTCCCGGGTGAACGCCTGGCTGGACCCGTTCGCCTGCTACAAGACGGACAAGACCGGTGCCTGCGAGCAGATCGGCCAGGCGATCATGTCGTTCGGCTCCGGCGGCACGCTGGGCACGGGCCTGGGCCAGGGCAACTCCGACCTGATCGGCTTCGCCGCCAACGCCGACTTCATCCTCTCCACCGTCGGCGAGGAGCTGGGCCTGGCCGGGATGATGGCGATCCTGCTGATCTACGGCTTGATCGTGGAGCGGGGTGTGCGCACGGCGCTCGCCGCCCGCGACCCGTTCGGCAAGCTGCTGGCCATCGGCCTCTCGGGCGCGTTCGCCCTCCAGGTGTTCGTGGTCGCCGGCGGTGTCATGGGTCTGATCCCGCTGACCGGTATGACCATGCCCTTCCTCGCACAGGGCGGTTCCTCGGTCATCGCCAACTGGGCGCTGATCGGCATCCTCATCCGGATCAGCGACACCGCGCGCCGCCCGGCGCCCGCCCCTGCCCCGTCCCCCGACGCCGAGATGACCCAGGTGGTCCGACCGTGA
- a CDS encoding Stp1/IreP family PP2C-type Ser/Thr phosphatase gives MSLSLRFAAGSHKGMIREGNEDSGYAGPRLLAIADGMGGQAAGEVASSEVISTLVTLDDDVPGSDILTSLGTAVQRANDQLRMMVEEDPQLEGMGTTLTALLWTGQRLGLVHVGDSRAYLLRDGVLTQITQDHTWVQRLVDEGRITEEEATTHPQRSLLMRALGSGDHVEPDLSIREVRAGDRYLICSDGLSGVVSHQTMEDTLASYQGPQETVQELIQLALRGGGPDNITVIVADVLDVDSGDTLAGQLSDIPVIVGAVAENQLQLNDDGAMQTPAGRASGLGRPTPPQGGFGPPGSGEDSGYGAPPEGAFGAYSDEDFVKPRRGKWLKRSAYIVLALAVIGGGLYGGYRWTQTQYFVGTKDEHVALYQGISQDLAWVKLSKVETDHPEIELKYLPPYQRKQVEATIAESSLSKAEAKITELSTQASACKKDEQRRAAENQNPPKTGTTASPSPGKTGSTKTTATPTPGPSLSEEEQKLVPQCGKQ, from the coding sequence ATGAGTCTCTCCCTGCGCTTCGCCGCCGGATCCCACAAGGGCATGATCCGCGAGGGCAACGAGGACTCCGGTTACGCGGGTCCGCGCCTCCTCGCGATCGCCGACGGCATGGGCGGCCAGGCCGCCGGTGAGGTCGCCTCCTCCGAGGTGATCTCCACCCTGGTCACGCTCGACGACGACGTGCCCGGCTCGGACATCCTCACCTCGCTCGGTACGGCGGTGCAGCGCGCCAACGACCAGCTGCGCATGATGGTCGAGGAGGACCCCCAGCTGGAGGGGATGGGCACCACGCTCACCGCTCTGCTGTGGACGGGCCAGCGCCTGGGCCTGGTGCACGTGGGCGACTCGCGCGCGTACCTGCTGCGCGACGGGGTGCTCACCCAGATCACGCAGGACCACACCTGGGTGCAGCGGCTGGTGGACGAGGGCCGCATCACCGAGGAGGAGGCCACGACGCATCCGCAGCGCTCGCTGCTGATGCGCGCGCTCGGCAGCGGCGACCACGTCGAGCCGGACCTGTCGATCCGCGAGGTGCGGGCCGGCGACCGCTATCTGATCTGCTCCGACGGCCTGTCGGGGGTGGTGTCCCACCAGACGATGGAGGACACCCTCGCCAGCTACCAGGGCCCGCAGGAGACGGTGCAGGAGCTGATCCAGCTCGCGCTGCGCGGCGGCGGCCCGGACAACATCACGGTGATCGTGGCGGACGTCCTGGACGTCGACTCCGGCGACACGCTGGCCGGGCAGCTCAGCGACATCCCGGTGATCGTGGGCGCGGTCGCCGAGAACCAGCTCCAGCTCAACGACGACGGGGCGATGCAGACCCCGGCGGGCCGCGCCTCCGGGCTCGGCCGCCCCACCCCGCCGCAGGGCGGCTTCGGCCCGCCCGGCAGCGGCGAGGACAGCGGCTACGGCGCCCCGCCCGAGGGCGCCTTCGGGGCCTACTCGGACGAGGACTTCGTCAAGCCGCGGCGCGGCAAGTGGCTGAAGAGATCCGCCTACATCGTGCTCGCGCTGGCCGTGATCGGCGGCGGGCTGTACGGCGGCTACCGCTGGACGCAGACCCAGTACTTCGTGGGCACCAAGGACGAGCACGTCGCGCTCTACCAGGGCATCAGCCAGGACCTGGCCTGGGTGAAGCTGTCGAAGGTGGAGACCGACCACCCCGAGATCGAACTCAAGTACCTGCCGCCGTACCAGCGCAAGCAGGTCGAGGCGACGATCGCGGAGAGCAGCCTCTCCAAGGCCGAGGCCAAGATCACCGAACTGTCCACCCAGGCGTCGGCGTGCAAGAAGGACGAGCAGCGGCGCGCCGCCGAGAACCAGAACCCGCCGAAGACCGGTACGACGGCCTCGCCGTCGCCCGGCAAGACCGGCTCCACCAAGACCACCGCCACTCCCACGCCCGGCCCCAGCCTCTCGGAGGAAGAGCAGAAGCTGGTCCCGCAGTGCGGTAAGCAGTAG
- a CDS encoding DUF3662 and FHA domain-containing protein: protein MGVLKRFEQRLEGLVNGTFAKVFKSEVQPVEIAGALQRECDNNATIWNRERTVVPNDFIVELSAPDFERLSPYSGQLGDELSGLVRDYAKQQRYTFMGPIKVHLEKAEDLDTGLYRVRSRTLASSTDQQDQHNQQEQYGARPAGPARPAPAAAPPQSPQGRGGYGYPPAAAPPMPAAPPPGGNGGPGRPGADRRPTAPGPMPGSPVRRWIEINGTRHQISRPTLVLGRSTDADVRIDDPGVSRRHCEIRTGTPSTIQDLGSTNGIVVDGQHTTRATLRDGSRIVVGSTTIVYRQAEG from the coding sequence ATGGGAGTCCTGAAGCGTTTCGAGCAGCGTCTCGAAGGCCTGGTCAACGGCACCTTCGCGAAGGTCTTCAAGTCCGAGGTCCAGCCCGTCGAGATCGCCGGCGCCCTCCAGCGCGAGTGCGACAACAACGCGACGATCTGGAACCGCGAGCGGACCGTCGTCCCCAACGATTTCATCGTCGAGCTCAGCGCGCCCGACTTCGAGCGCCTGAGCCCGTACTCGGGCCAGCTGGGCGACGAACTGTCCGGCCTGGTCCGCGACTACGCCAAGCAGCAGCGGTACACGTTCATGGGGCCGATCAAGGTCCACCTGGAGAAGGCCGAGGACCTCGACACCGGCCTGTACCGGGTGCGCAGTCGTACGCTCGCCTCCAGCACCGACCAGCAGGACCAGCACAACCAGCAGGAGCAGTACGGAGCCAGGCCCGCGGGTCCGGCCCGTCCCGCTCCCGCCGCCGCACCGCCGCAGTCCCCCCAGGGCCGCGGCGGCTACGGCTATCCGCCCGCCGCCGCTCCGCCGATGCCGGCCGCCCCGCCCCCCGGCGGGAACGGCGGGCCCGGCCGCCCCGGCGCGGACCGCCGCCCGACGGCTCCCGGCCCCATGCCGGGCTCCCCGGTGCGGCGCTGGATCGAGATCAACGGCACCCGCCACCAGATCTCCCGCCCGACGCTGGTGCTGGGTCGCAGCACCGACGCCGATGTGCGGATCGACGACCCCGGCGTCTCGCGCCGGCACTGTGAGATCCGGACCGGAACGCCCTCGACGATCCAGGATCTCGGGTCCACCAACGGCATCGTGGTGGACGGGCAGCACACCACCCGCGCTACGCTCCGCGACGGCTCGCGGATCGTCGTGGGCAGCACCACCATCGTTTACCGGCAAGCCGAAGGGTGA
- a CDS encoding FHA domain-containing protein produces MSELTLTVMRLGFLAVLWLFVIVAVQVIRSDLFGTRVTQRGSRRGGDTGRQQTGRQAAAAAAPPQQRGQQAPSGGRQRRGAPTKLVVSEGTLTGTTVALQGQTITLGRAHDSTIVLDDDYASSRHARIYPDRDGNWIVEDLGSTNGTYLDRTRLTTPTPIPLGAPIRIGKTVIELRK; encoded by the coding sequence ATGTCAGAGCTGACCCTCACGGTCATGCGGTTGGGTTTCCTCGCCGTACTGTGGCTGTTCGTCATCGTGGCCGTCCAGGTCATCCGCAGCGACCTGTTCGGCACCCGGGTCACCCAGCGCGGTTCGCGCCGGGGTGGCGACACGGGCCGCCAGCAGACCGGCCGGCAGGCGGCCGCTGCCGCCGCGCCGCCGCAGCAGCGCGGCCAGCAGGCCCCGTCGGGCGGCCGCCAGCGCCGGGGCGCGCCCACCAAGCTGGTGGTGTCCGAGGGCACCCTCACCGGCACGACGGTCGCGCTCCAGGGCCAGACCATCACGCTGGGCCGGGCGCACGACTCGACGATCGTCCTCGACGACGACTACGCGTCGAGCCGGCATGCCAGGATCTACCCGGACCGCGACGGCAACTGGATCGTCGAGGACCTCGGTTCCACCAACGGCACCTACCTGGACCGGACGCGGCTCACCACCCCGACCCCGATTCCGCTGGGCGCGCCGATCCGCATCGGCAAGACCGTCATCGAGCTGCGGAAGTAG
- a CDS encoding response regulator transcription factor, translating into MIADDEPLIRAGIRMILTSDPAIEVAAEAANGREAIEAARAHGADVVLLDIQMPVMDGLTALAELRRSTPAARVIILTTFGERENVLRALEHGGAGFLLKDTAPAELIAAVRAAAAGDAYLSPGATRHVVDQLATGRAAARGEEARRRVEVLSARERDVLALLGEGLSNADAGKRLHMSEATVKTYVSRILAKLECENRVQAALLARDAGL; encoded by the coding sequence GTGATCGCGGACGACGAGCCGCTGATCAGGGCGGGGATCAGGATGATCCTCACGTCGGACCCGGCCATCGAGGTGGCGGCCGAGGCGGCGAACGGTCGGGAGGCCATCGAGGCGGCCCGGGCGCACGGCGCCGACGTGGTGCTGCTCGACATCCAGATGCCGGTGATGGACGGCCTGACCGCGCTGGCAGAGCTGCGCAGGAGCACCCCGGCGGCCCGAGTGATCATCCTCACGACGTTCGGCGAGCGGGAGAACGTGCTGCGCGCGCTGGAGCACGGGGGCGCGGGATTCCTCCTGAAGGACACCGCCCCGGCCGAGCTGATCGCCGCGGTGCGGGCTGCGGCGGCCGGGGACGCCTATCTGTCGCCCGGTGCGACCCGGCACGTCGTGGACCAGCTGGCCACGGGGCGCGCGGCGGCCCGGGGCGAGGAGGCGCGGCGCCGGGTGGAGGTGCTGTCCGCGCGGGAGCGGGACGTACTGGCGCTGCTCGGGGAGGGCCTGTCCAACGCGGACGCCGGGAAGCGGCTCCATATGAGCGAGGCCACGGTGAAGACGTATGTGAGCCGCATCCTGGCGAAGCTGGAGTGCGAGAACAGGGTGCAGGCGGCGCTGCTGGCTCGGGATGCGGGGTTGTAG